The following coding sequences are from one Anabas testudineus chromosome 16, fAnaTes1.2, whole genome shotgun sequence window:
- the LOC113168897 gene encoding hereditary hemochromatosis protein homolog yields the protein MFTVLVGGLTQWDTMKRTYYEMLYSNIYLPFCIQTLKQLLDRERHLVMRRVQPRVRLITKQVLGGAQLTCVATEFYPRHIKLTLLRDSLPVDEDELRGGSVLPNGNGLYQVRKALVVSDEELQRKHNYTCTASHLSLDNHLQVSWRAQFFHSHRIHIISAPVGLMVFAVLLLLCCRRRQGCRERSGVRVSTETKEKQVSELRVRTPQEQDTP from the exons ATGTTCACAG TTTTGGTTGGAGGCCTCACTCAGTGGGACACCATGAAAAGGACGTACTACGAGATGCTCTACTCCAACATCTACCTGCCCTTCTGCATCCAGACACTCAAGCAGCTCCTGGACCGTGAGAGGCACCTGGTGATGCGACGAGTCCAACCTCGAGTTCGCCTCATAACCAAGCAGGTGCTGGGTGGGGCTCAGCTCACTTGTGTGGCCACAGAGTTCTACCCACGCCACATCAAGCTGACCCTGCTGCGGGACAGCCTCCCCGTGGATGAGGATGAGCTGAGGGGCGGCTCGGTGCTGCCCAATGGTAACGGACTCTACCAAGTGAGGAAGGCACTCGTGGTCAGTGACGAGGAGCtacagaggaaacacaactacaccTGCACCGCCTCTCACCTGAGCCTGGACAACCACTTGCAGGTGAGCTGGAGGGCCCAGTTCTTCCACTCACACAGGATTCATATCATCTCTGCTCCAGTCGGACTAATGGTCTTtgctgtcctgctgctgctgtgctgcagaagGAGGCAGGGGTGCAGGGAGAGGTCGGGGGTCAGGgtcagcacagaaacaaaggagAAGCAAGTGTCTGAGCTCAGAGTGAGGACACCACAGGAACAGGACACTCCGTAG
- the bnipl gene encoding bcl-2/adenovirus E1B 19 kDa-interacting protein 2-like protein isoform X1 — translation MSKHTDRYAEDRAPVGFSGPPNIQDMELREEWQDDGFPRPLPEDCGSPEEAESPSGEDQRPAPPTSLALSGASGGGAKKRLVAPSLSLTLSRRDSHDLSHDGFSAAAVSGTPDDTPSLDINLEALETPSDSETGTLPDSTHELEWDDDLPRMGRGGVVGVITSPVDQTEGLMELDQVDSNGRRWRKFCISGHEYHVNMSVLEPYLQVLSHGGYYGDGMNAIILFTSCYLPENTVEDYDYVMDNLFRYIVGTLDLMVSENYLLVYMCAMAPRNKLPAIKWLHQCYTSIDRRLKKDLKGLLVVHPAWYIKALITLVKPFVSDKFSRKIRFVRSLQQLSQIIPTDRLQIPDAIRQFDEKLNR, via the exons ATGAGCAAGCACACAGACAGGTACGCTGAGGACAG GGCTCCTGTAGGGTTCTCGGGTCCCCCCAACATCCAGGACATGGAGCTGAGAGAGGAGTGGCAGGACGACGGCTTCCCCAG GCCTCTCCCAGAGGATTGTGGGAGTCCAGAAGAGGCAGAGAGTCCGTCAGGGGAGGACCAGCGACCAG CCCCGCCCACCAGTCTAGCCCTATCAGGAGCCTCTGGGGGTGGTGCTAAGAAGCGTCTGGTGGCCCCGTCCCTCAGCTTGACCCTGAGCCGTAGAGACTCTCATGACCTGAGCCATGACGGTTTCTCTGCCGCCGCTGTGTCAGGGACACCGGATGACACGCCGTCGCTGGACATCAACCTGGAGGCTCTGGAGACGCCATCAGACAGCGAGACGGGAACTCTGCCAGACAGCACCCATGAACTGGAGTGGGATG ATGACCTCCCCCGAATGGGGAGGGGTGGGGTTGTGGGCGTGATCACGAGCCCAGTGGACCAAACGGAGGGTCTGATGGAGCTGGACCAGGTGGACAGTAATGGTCGCCGCTGGAGGAAATTCTGTATCTCCGGACATGAATATCATGTGAACATGAGCGTCCTTGAGCCGTACCTGCAGGTCCTCTCAcatggag GTTACTATGGAGATGGGATGAATGCCATCATCCTGTTCACTTCCTGTTATCTACCTGAGAACACGGTGGAGGACTACGACTACGTCATGGACAACCTGTTCAG GTACATTGTGGGGACGTTGGACCTGATGGTCTCGGAGAACTACCTGCTGGTCTACATGTGTGCCATGGCTCCCAGGAACAAGCTGCCGGCCATCAAGTGGCTCCACCAGTGCTACACCTCCATCGACAGGAG GCTGAAGAAGGACCTAAAGGGGCTGCTGGTGGTCCATCCTGCCTGGTACATCAAAGCTCTCATCACACTGGTCAAACCCTTCGTCAG CGATAAATTCAGCAGGAAGATTCGGTTTGTTCGGAGTCTTCAGCAGCTTTCTCAGATCATCCCCACAGACAGACTGCAGATCCCAGACGCCATACGCCA GTTTGATGAAAAGCTGAACAGATGA
- the bnipl gene encoding bcl-2/adenovirus E1B 19 kDa-interacting protein 2-like protein isoform X2: MSKHTDRYAEDRAPVGFSGPPNIQDMELREEWQDDGFPRPLPEDCGSPEEAESPSGEDQRPAPPTSLALSGASGGGAKKRLVAPSLSLTLSRRDSHDLSHDGFSAAAVSGTPDDTPSLDINLEALETPSDSETGTLPDSTHELEWDDDLPRMGRGGVVGVITSPVDQTEGLMELDQVDSNGRRWRKFCISGHEYHVNMSVLEPYLQVLSHGGYYGDGMNAIILFTSCYLPENTVEDYDYVMDNLFRYIVGTLDLMVSENYLLVYMCAMAPRNKLPAIKWLHQCYTSIDRRLKKDLKGLLVVHPAWYIKALITLVKPFVRLLMTFDL, translated from the exons ATGAGCAAGCACACAGACAGGTACGCTGAGGACAG GGCTCCTGTAGGGTTCTCGGGTCCCCCCAACATCCAGGACATGGAGCTGAGAGAGGAGTGGCAGGACGACGGCTTCCCCAG GCCTCTCCCAGAGGATTGTGGGAGTCCAGAAGAGGCAGAGAGTCCGTCAGGGGAGGACCAGCGACCAG CCCCGCCCACCAGTCTAGCCCTATCAGGAGCCTCTGGGGGTGGTGCTAAGAAGCGTCTGGTGGCCCCGTCCCTCAGCTTGACCCTGAGCCGTAGAGACTCTCATGACCTGAGCCATGACGGTTTCTCTGCCGCCGCTGTGTCAGGGACACCGGATGACACGCCGTCGCTGGACATCAACCTGGAGGCTCTGGAGACGCCATCAGACAGCGAGACGGGAACTCTGCCAGACAGCACCCATGAACTGGAGTGGGATG ATGACCTCCCCCGAATGGGGAGGGGTGGGGTTGTGGGCGTGATCACGAGCCCAGTGGACCAAACGGAGGGTCTGATGGAGCTGGACCAGGTGGACAGTAATGGTCGCCGCTGGAGGAAATTCTGTATCTCCGGACATGAATATCATGTGAACATGAGCGTCCTTGAGCCGTACCTGCAGGTCCTCTCAcatggag GTTACTATGGAGATGGGATGAATGCCATCATCCTGTTCACTTCCTGTTATCTACCTGAGAACACGGTGGAGGACTACGACTACGTCATGGACAACCTGTTCAG GTACATTGTGGGGACGTTGGACCTGATGGTCTCGGAGAACTACCTGCTGGTCTACATGTGTGCCATGGCTCCCAGGAACAAGCTGCCGGCCATCAAGTGGCTCCACCAGTGCTACACCTCCATCGACAGGAG GCTGAAGAAGGACCTAAAGGGGCTGCTGGTGGTCCATCCTGCCTGGTACATCAAAGCTCTCATCACACTGGTCAAACCCTTCGTCAG GCTCctgatgacctttgacctttag
- the prune gene encoding exopolyphosphatase PRUNE1: MEEFLSSCRRTVQANTEQGPGFHVVLGNEACDVDSMVSAVAYAYFLSKTAHSEMLALPLLNIGQSDLLLRSDNIFLLQQTGLSPDLLLFRDQVDLRALQRAGRLQLTLVDHNVLPSSDSDLEGAVVEVIDHHLLEREPSASCPVTVEMVGSCATLVTERIIKKAPQILDQQLAQLLYATVVLDCVNMAPAAGKVTPKDSQYAAALETRFPALPLRGALFQALQNAKFDVSGLNTDQMLLKDMKVVSGSLNIAVSVLYIPLEEFLQRAELDAELSGFCQKFGFDLLLLMTISFTESKEPIRELAVFSLSTGCREQVSLYLEQARNPSLNLCLISSPHLHITAYQQGNSMASRKKVLPIVKDFLTERDEDIRPGDAEYEEDSQVPPTPMNSLVDGCPLDDGLPHISAQDLEEKFRKMEANRGRK; encoded by the exons GCGAACACAGAACAGGGTCCAGGTTTCCATGTTGTTCTGGGGAACGAGGCCTGTGATGTGGACTCCATGGTCTCTGCTGTCGCCTACGCTTACTTCCTGTCTAAG ACTGCTCACAGTGAGATGCTCGCTCTCCCTCTGTTGAACATCGGCCAGTCAGACCTGCTCCTGCGCTCCGATAACATCTTCTTGCTGCAGCAGACCGGTCTGTCCCCAGACCTCCTGCTGTTCAGAGACCAGGTGGATCTGAGAGCTCTGCAGAGGGCCGGTCGTCTGCAGCTGACGCTGGTTGATCACAATGTCCTGCCCAG TTCAGACAGCGACTTGGAGGGGGCAGTGGTGGAGGTGATTGACCATCACCTACTAGAGAGAGAGCCCTCTGCCTCCTGTCCCGTTACTGTTGAGATGGTGGGATCCTGCGCTACCTTGGTAACCGAACGCATCATTAAGAAAGCTCCACAGATCCTGGACCAGCAGCTCGCTCAGCTGCTCTATG CGACGGTGGTGTTGGACTGTGTGAACATGGCTCCTGCAGCAGGTAAAGTGACTCCTAAAGACAGTCAGTACGCGGCAGCGTTGGAGACGCGGTTCCCGGCTCTGCCACTGAGGGGCGCTCTCTTCCAGGCTCTGCAGAATGCCAAGTTTGATGTCTCAG GTCTGAACACTGATCAGATGTTATTGAAGGACATGAAAGTCGTTTCAGGAAGTTTAAATATCGCCGTCTCTGTTCTCTACATCCCACTGGAG gaGTTCCTACAGAGGGCGGAGCTGGACGCGGAGCTATCAGGTTTCTGTCAGAAATTTGGATTTgatttgctgctgctgatgacaaTCTCCTTCACTGAGAGCAAAGAACCAATCAGAGAGCTCGCTGTGTTCAGCCTCAGCACTGGATGCAGGGAACAG GTGAGCCTGTACTTGGAACAAGCCCGTAACCCCTCCCTCAACCTCTGTCTGATCAGCAGTCCCCATCTTCACATCACAGCCTATCAGCAAG GGAACTCTATGGCGTCTCGTAAGAAGGTCCTGCCCATCGTTAAGGACTTCCTGACAGAGCGGGACGAAGACATTCGCCCTGGAGATGCAGAGTATGAGGAGGACTCTCAGGTTCCTCCGACCCCAATGAACAGCCTGGTGGACGGCTGTCCCCTGGACGACGGTCTACCCCACATCAGCGCTCAGGACCTGGAGGAGAAGTTCAGGAAGATGGAGGCCAACAGAGGCAGGAAGTGA
- the LOC113171009 gene encoding thioredoxin-interacting protein-like has translation MVQSAGHKLRVFQLLFSDPGRSFYSSGDKVSGSVQLEAAQPCKVTGLRVTAAGCARVEHRGGKNRKSRSQEVEYLKYEEELRLEELLSKDSDGRFLLEPGKTYSWKFGFELPPAGRLVSSYKGKFGCVCYYARAVLDRPSQHGLQCEREFEVEEPLDVNRPDLLAPAAASKQKKVTCMFIPDGQVSISAQIDRKGFCEGEDITINAKFENTCSRIVIPKAAIIAKHSYLADGHTKVLHQKLSAVRGDHIISGMCDMWQGKTIRVPKLKPSLLGCDIIKVDYALMIYLHIPGSEKLMLELPLVIGTIPFSGVGSRTSSMSSQAGSLSSWASFPSAPPSYSNIHKDLRVDGPRTPLLYDYDGGEDEDEEGGLFMRASEMYYPPPPAYSEVDQDPVNPPQVVQVF, from the exons ATGGTCCAGTCCGCGGGTCACAAGCTCCGAGTCTTCCAGCTGCTCTTCTCCGACCCGGGCCGGTCCTTCTACAGCAGCGGGGACAAAGTGTCCGGCTCCGTGCAGCTGGAGGCGGCGCAGCCCTGCAAAGTGACCGGTCTCCGAGTCACCGCCGCCGGCTGCGCTCGCGTGGAACACCGCGGGGGGAAGAACCGCAAGAGCCGCAGCCAGGAGGTGGAGTACCTGAAGTACGAGGAGGAGCTGCGGCTGGAGGAGCTGCTCAGCAAAG ACTCCGACGGCCGCTTCCTGCTGGAGCCGGGGAAAACCTACAGCTGGAAGTTTGGCTTTGAGCTGCCGCCGGCAGG GCGTCTGGTGTCGTCCTATAAAGGAAAGTTTGGTTGTGTCTGTTACTACGCCCGCGCTGTGTTGGACAGGCCTTCCCAACATGGTTTGCAGTGTGAGCGGGAGTTTGAGGTGGAGGAGCCGCTGGACGTGAACCGACCCGACCTGCTG GCTCCGGCTGCAGCCTCCAAACAGAAGAAGGTCACCTGTATGTTCATCCCTGACGGCCAGGTGTCCATCAGCGCTCAGATCGACAGGAAGGGGTTCTGCGAGGGTGAAGACATCACCATCAACGCCAAGTTTGAGAACACATGTTCACGTATCGTGATACCGAAGGCCGCCATCATCGCCAAACACTCGTACCTGGCTGACGGACACACCAAG GTGCTGCATCAGAAACTCTCAGCAGTTCGAGGAGACCACATCATCTCGGGGATGTGCGACATGTGGCAGGGGAAGACCATCAGGGTCCCAAAACTGAAGCCATCACTGTTAGGCTGTGACATCATCAAGGTGGACTACGCCCTCATG ATCTACCTGCACATCCCTGGCAGTGAGAAACTGATGTTGGAGCTCCCCCTGGTCATCGGTACGATCCCGTTCAGCGGCGTCGGCAGCAGAACCAGCAGCATGAGCAGCCAGGCCGGATCCCTGAGCAGTTGGGCGTCCTTCCCTTCGGCCCCCCCCAGCTACAGTAACATTCATAAAGACCTGAGAGTGGACGGTCCTCGCACGCCACTGCTCTACGACTATGACGGTGGGGAGGACGAGGATGAAGAGGGGGGGCTCTTCATGAGAGCATCTGAAATGTactaccccccaccccctgcaTACAGCGAG GTGGATCAGGACCCTGTTAACCCACCTCAGGTTGTTCAGGTCTTCTGA